From Pseudomonas sp. StFLB209, a single genomic window includes:
- the thiO gene encoding glycine oxidase ThiO produces the protein MSQQVVVVGGGVIGLLTAFNLAQAGQSVLLLERAEVGRESSWAGGGIVSPLYPWRYSQAVTALAHWSQDFYPQLAARLFEQTGLDPEVHETGLYWLDLDDEQQALDWAQREQRPLSRADRSAVYDAVPVLGPGYRRAIYMSGVANVRNPRLVKSLRAALQAMPQVQIREHCQVSGLLHEQGRISGVATADGVIHSDRVVLTAGAWSGELLKPLGVELPVEPVKGQMILFKCAADFLPSMVLAKGRYAIPRRDGHILVGSTLEYEGFDKTPTGSALDSLKASAIELLPALADAEVVGHWAGLRPGSPQGIPFIGELPGFAGLWLNCGHFRNGLVLAPASCQLLADLLLDQQPVIDPAPYAPAGRLA, from the coding sequence ATGTCCCAGCAAGTGGTGGTGGTCGGTGGTGGTGTCATAGGCCTGTTGACGGCCTTCAATCTGGCGCAGGCCGGGCAGTCGGTACTGCTGCTTGAGCGTGCCGAGGTGGGCCGCGAGTCCTCCTGGGCCGGGGGCGGTATTGTTTCGCCGCTCTATCCCTGGCGCTATAGCCAGGCGGTCACCGCGCTGGCGCACTGGTCGCAGGACTTTTATCCACAACTGGCCGCCCGGTTGTTCGAACAGACCGGCCTGGACCCTGAGGTTCACGAGACCGGCCTGTACTGGCTGGACCTGGACGATGAGCAGCAGGCGCTGGACTGGGCGCAACGTGAGCAACGGCCGCTGAGCCGCGCCGACAGGTCGGCGGTCTACGATGCCGTGCCGGTGCTCGGGCCAGGTTATCGCCGCGCCATATATATGAGTGGCGTGGCCAACGTGCGCAATCCCCGGCTGGTCAAGTCCCTCAGGGCGGCCTTGCAGGCGATGCCTCAGGTGCAAATTCGCGAGCACTGCCAGGTGAGCGGGTTGCTGCATGAGCAGGGCCGAATCAGCGGCGTCGCGACTGCCGACGGCGTTATCCACAGTGATCGTGTCGTGCTGACCGCCGGTGCCTGGAGCGGCGAGTTGCTCAAGCCGCTGGGTGTCGAGCTGCCAGTGGAGCCGGTCAAGGGCCAGATGATTCTGTTCAAGTGCGCGGCGGATTTTTTGCCGAGCATGGTGCTGGCCAAGGGGCGTTATGCGATACCCCGACGTGACGGGCATATTCTGGTCGGCAGTACCCTGGAATATGAAGGGTTCGACAAAACCCCGACCGGCTCGGCGCTGGACAGTCTCAAGGCGTCGGCCATCGAGTTGCTGCCTGCTTTGGCCGATGCCGAGGTGGTCGGCCACTGGGCCGGTTTGCGGCCCGGCTCGCCGCAAGGCATTCCGTTTATCGGTGAACTGCCTGGCTTTGCCGGGTTGTGGCTTAACTGCGGGCACTTTCGCAACGGGCTGGTGCTGGCCCCGGCTTCCTGCCAGTTGCTGGCCGACCTGTTATTGGACCAGCAACCGGTGATCGATCCTGCGCCTTATGCGCCGGCAGGCCGCCTGGCTTAA
- a CDS encoding pilus assembly PilX family protein has product MNTNRLQRMPRFIQRQHGMALLVSLIFLLLLTMLGIASMQSATLQEKMAGSVTLRNTSFQTAEAVLRLGETAIMASNFSMAKCNSPANCLPPAESTSLTTAGTGASGVLWVAAGGGFYGIQNLGTTTTPISRPPTCQAGSSVTMYRVTAVVIQGASRTVLESIYANC; this is encoded by the coding sequence ATGAACACCAACCGCTTGCAGCGCATGCCCCGGTTTATCCAGCGCCAGCACGGCATGGCCTTGCTGGTCAGCCTGATCTTTTTGCTATTGCTGACGATGCTGGGCATTGCCTCCATGCAAAGCGCCACCCTGCAGGAGAAGATGGCCGGCAGTGTCACCCTGCGCAATACTTCGTTCCAGACCGCCGAGGCAGTGCTGCGCTTGGGGGAGACGGCGATCATGGCCAGCAACTTCAGCATGGCCAAGTGCAACTCGCCCGCCAATTGTCTGCCGCCAGCCGAGTCAACCAGCCTCACCACTGCCGGCACGGGCGCATCGGGGGTGCTGTGGGTGGCGGCCGGTGGTGGCTTCTACGGTATTCAGAACCTGGGTACTACCACCACACCGATCAGCCGCCCGCCGACCTGCCAGGCCGGTAGCTCGGTAACCATGTACCGGGTCACTGCGGTGGTCATTCAGGGCGCTTCGCGAACCGTGCTGGAGAGTATCTATGCCAATTGTTGA
- a CDS encoding sigma-54-dependent transcriptional regulator: MTSRQKILIVDDEPDIRELLEITLGRMKLDTRAARNVAEAYDWLRREAFDLCLTDMRLPDGNGMELVQHIQQQYPQTPVAMITAHGNLDLAIGALKAGAFDFLTKPVDLPRLRELVGSALRLRNGSEQDQSIDSRLLGDAPPMRTLRKQISKLARSQAPIYISGESGSGKELVARLIHEQGPRADKAFVPVNCGAIASELMESEFFGHRKGSFTGAHEDKPGLFQVADGGTLFLDEVADLPLAMQVKLLRAIQEKAVRCIGGQQEQVVDVRILCATHKDLAQEVSAGRFRQDLYYRLNVIELRVPPLRERREDIELLAESMLQRLAVSYAQPLARLHPQALEILKNYRFPGNVRELENMLERAYTLCENDQVLASDLRLNDSAPTQDSNAPSLANIENLEDYLESIERQLILQALEETRWNRTAAAQRLNLSFRSMRYRLKKLGLD; this comes from the coding sequence ATGACTTCAAGGCAGAAGATCCTGATCGTTGACGATGAGCCGGATATCCGTGAACTCCTGGAAATCACCCTGGGACGGATGAAACTCGACACCCGCGCCGCGCGCAATGTTGCCGAGGCCTATGACTGGCTCAGGCGCGAAGCCTTCGATCTGTGCCTGACTGACATGCGTCTGCCCGACGGTAACGGCATGGAGCTGGTGCAGCACATTCAGCAGCAGTACCCGCAGACACCGGTGGCGATGATTACTGCCCACGGCAACCTCGATCTGGCGATCGGCGCCCTCAAGGCCGGAGCTTTTGACTTTTTGACCAAGCCGGTGGACCTGCCGCGCCTGCGCGAGCTGGTCGGCAGCGCCCTGCGCCTGCGCAACGGCAGCGAGCAGGACCAGAGTATCGACAGCCGCCTGCTGGGCGATGCGCCGCCGATGCGCACCTTGCGCAAACAGATCAGCAAGCTGGCCCGCAGTCAGGCGCCGATCTACATCAGTGGCGAATCGGGCAGCGGTAAAGAACTGGTTGCCCGGCTGATCCATGAACAAGGTCCACGGGCCGATAAAGCCTTCGTGCCGGTCAACTGCGGCGCGATCGCCTCTGAGCTGATGGAGAGTGAGTTCTTCGGTCATCGCAAAGGCAGTTTTACCGGCGCCCACGAAGACAAACCGGGGCTGTTCCAGGTCGCCGATGGCGGCACCCTGTTTCTCGATGAAGTCGCCGACCTGCCGCTGGCCATGCAGGTGAAACTGCTGCGCGCTATTCAGGAGAAGGCTGTGCGCTGCATTGGCGGGCAACAGGAACAGGTCGTGGACGTGCGCATCCTGTGCGCAACCCACAAGGATCTGGCCCAGGAAGTCAGTGCCGGGCGGTTCCGCCAGGACCTGTATTACCGGCTCAATGTCATTGAGTTGCGCGTACCGCCATTGCGCGAGCGTCGCGAAGATATCGAGCTGCTGGCCGAAAGCATGTTGCAGCGCCTGGCGGTCAGTTACGCCCAACCGCTGGCCCGGCTCCATCCGCAGGCGCTGGAAATCCTCAAGAACTACCGTTTTCCCGGCAACGTCCGGGAGCTTGAGAATATGCTGGAGCGCGCCTACACCCTGTGCGAAAACGATCAGGTACTCGCCTCGGACCTGCGCCTGAACGACAGCGCACCCACTCAGGACAGTAATGCCCCGAGCCTGGCCAATATCGAAAACCTTGAGGATTATCTGGAGAGCATCGAGCGCCAGCTGATTCTTCAGGCGCTGGAAGAGACCCGCTGGAACCGCACAGCGGCAGCGCAGCGCCTGAACCTGTCGTTTCGCTCGATGCGCTACCGGCTGAAAAAGCTGGGGCTCGATTAA
- a CDS encoding pilus assembly protein, translating to MPIVEAVSRAGKYLAGLLLGLYVAAPVYAFNPAQVPLLSAPAVTPNVMLQVDNSGSMDTIITASGYNPSATWGPVYTPVYSCFLIFCGYSQGNPISNGTADYVFVGNLSRTGCSGGAYAFYRNANSIHCITLADPAGSGNTRYPITYLSYLVSELNAGRSVSGIPTQSRLNSAISVAQGLVQNNRALRIGLAGYNPPISGDPGPGGSIKQSVADLSAVPATAYQSAVSQQTADTNYNNLRNAIGALRAEANTPLAETYYQVTRYMRGLSPSPSYSGAPTTFTSPIQYRCQKNYGVVITDGLPTYDRTFPSNDPDDPSGWLPNWDRISNDGPNLTGDDEGDTLYLDDIAKFAYDIDMRRDSRTPGGDLTGKSWDTGGFPVQNMSTYTIGFTLDNQMLIDAADENHGRGKYFQANDSAGLNSALSLALGDIYAKVGSGGGASANSAVLQAGTRFYQTFYDPTDWHGTVRAYNLNATTGARGSQIWTTDTTMTGSTAATTFESWSTGTTPARISLDYANFSPAQQAVLNANLPSGVTGANLINWAKGTANASLRSRSLLLGDIVNSTLAVALPGDKTASDLLGDTSYTAYLQLKSANMSSSVLVNANDGFFNVLDAGSGQRRYAFMPSTVLPSLSTIASTSYGSGVHKFTVDGQVAVFDTQAGGSWRTVAYGGTGAGGKGYFAVKLFEGISNAISALWEVKAPDTSTPSNRFNNLGYAYSRPEVARMADGTGIMVVGNGYGSFTERASLYVINANTGAFIAEIQTPQLNNETDNGLSSVKLVVNAQNVVQAAYAGDLKGRMWKFDLSAANPSSWSLAFGGQPLFTAPLGAAQPITVQPLILDHPQNGKLIYFGTGKFSETTDKQTTAQQAFYAIWDASGGTGNFVQANLQVQNITGTVTGSNATYFSVSRNNVDWSTRKGWYLPLATAAPYLGERVIFPAQSSRSRIIFSTAAVNSTDPCESTGTGRVFVLDAASGGMFNYPVLDTTGDGMITSADAMVGGLAVGSGIPIVNALLSSTAGGNDAMVTTDSSGMIRNDALGGGPANVFQRIMWRQIQ from the coding sequence ATGCCAATTGTTGAGGCGGTGTCGCGCGCCGGTAAGTACCTGGCGGGCCTGCTGTTGGGGTTATACGTAGCTGCCCCGGTCTACGCATTCAACCCGGCCCAGGTACCGCTGCTCAGTGCGCCTGCGGTCACCCCGAACGTCATGCTTCAGGTCGACAATTCGGGCAGTATGGACACCATTATCACGGCGTCCGGCTACAACCCCTCGGCAACATGGGGGCCGGTCTACACACCGGTGTACAGCTGCTTTCTGATTTTCTGCGGCTACAGCCAGGGCAACCCGATCAGTAACGGCACTGCCGATTACGTGTTTGTCGGCAACCTGAGCAGAACCGGTTGCAGCGGTGGGGCCTACGCGTTCTACCGTAATGCCAACTCCATCCATTGCATCACCCTGGCTGACCCGGCAGGGTCGGGCAATACCCGTTATCCGATCACCTACTTGTCGTATCTGGTGTCGGAACTCAACGCCGGCCGCAGCGTTTCCGGCATCCCGACCCAGAGCCGCCTCAATAGCGCGATTTCCGTGGCCCAGGGGCTGGTGCAGAACAACCGTGCCCTGCGCATCGGCCTGGCCGGTTACAACCCGCCCATCAGCGGCGACCCCGGCCCTGGCGGCAGTATCAAGCAATCGGTGGCCGACTTGTCAGCGGTGCCGGCCACAGCCTACCAGAGCGCGGTGAGCCAACAGACTGCCGACACCAACTACAACAACCTGCGCAATGCGATCGGCGCCCTGCGCGCCGAGGCCAACACCCCATTGGCCGAAACCTATTATCAGGTCACCCGCTACATGCGCGGCCTGTCGCCTTCGCCGTCTTACAGTGGGGCGCCAACGACCTTCACCAGCCCCATCCAGTACCGCTGCCAGAAAAACTATGGCGTGGTCATCACTGATGGCTTGCCCACCTACGACCGGACCTTCCCGAGCAACGATCCTGATGACCCCAGCGGCTGGCTGCCCAATTGGGACCGGATCAGCAACGACGGGCCGAACCTGACCGGGGATGACGAGGGCGATACCCTGTACCTCGATGACATCGCCAAGTTTGCCTATGACATCGACATGCGCCGCGACTCGCGCACCCCCGGTGGCGACCTGACCGGCAAGAGCTGGGACACCGGCGGCTTCCCGGTGCAGAACATGAGCACCTATACGATTGGCTTTACCCTGGATAACCAGATGCTGATCGATGCCGCTGACGAGAACCACGGGCGCGGCAAATACTTCCAGGCCAACGACAGCGCTGGCCTGAACAGCGCCCTGAGTCTGGCGCTGGGCGATATTTATGCCAAGGTCGGCTCGGGGGGCGGCGCCTCGGCCAACTCAGCGGTACTGCAGGCCGGCACCCGCTTCTACCAGACATTCTATGACCCGACCGACTGGCACGGCACCGTGCGCGCCTACAACCTCAATGCCACCACCGGGGCGCGGGGCTCGCAGATCTGGACCACCGACACCACCATGACCGGCAGCACCGCCGCGACGACCTTTGAGTCATGGAGTACCGGTACAACGCCGGCGCGGATCAGCCTGGATTACGCCAACTTCTCGCCGGCGCAACAGGCGGTGCTCAACGCCAACCTGCCCAGCGGCGTGACGGGCGCCAACCTGATCAACTGGGCCAAGGGTACGGCCAATGCGTCGTTGCGCAGTCGCAGCCTGCTGTTGGGCGATATCGTCAACTCCACGCTGGCGGTGGCGTTGCCCGGTGACAAGACCGCCAGTGACCTGCTCGGCGATACCTCGTATACGGCCTACCTGCAACTCAAGTCAGCCAACATGAGCAGCAGCGTGCTGGTCAATGCCAACGACGGTTTTTTCAACGTGCTCGATGCCGGTTCGGGCCAGCGCCGTTATGCGTTCATGCCTTCGACGGTGCTGCCTTCACTGTCGACCATCGCCTCGACGTCCTATGGTTCGGGCGTGCACAAGTTCACGGTTGACGGTCAGGTGGCGGTATTCGATACCCAGGCCGGTGGTTCCTGGCGCACCGTGGCCTACGGTGGTACCGGGGCCGGTGGCAAAGGTTATTTTGCAGTCAAGCTGTTCGAGGGCATCAGCAACGCCATCAGCGCACTCTGGGAGGTCAAGGCCCCTGACACCTCCACACCCAGCAACCGCTTCAACAACCTGGGCTACGCCTATTCCCGGCCTGAGGTGGCACGGATGGCCGATGGCACGGGCATCATGGTGGTCGGCAATGGCTACGGCAGCTTCACCGAGCGCGCCTCGCTGTATGTGATCAACGCCAATACCGGTGCGTTCATCGCTGAAATCCAGACCCCGCAGTTGAATAACGAGACCGATAACGGCCTGTCGTCGGTCAAGCTGGTGGTCAACGCCCAGAATGTGGTGCAGGCCGCTTATGCTGGCGACCTCAAAGGCCGTATGTGGAAGTTCGACCTGAGCGCTGCCAACCCCTCCAGCTGGAGCCTGGCTTTTGGCGGTCAGCCGCTGTTCACTGCGCCGTTAGGGGCTGCCCAGCCTATTACCGTGCAGCCGCTGATTCTTGATCATCCGCAGAACGGCAAGCTGATCTATTTCGGCACCGGCAAATTCAGCGAGACCACTGACAAGCAAACCACCGCGCAACAGGCGTTCTATGCCATCTGGGATGCCAGCGGTGGCACCGGCAATTTTGTCCAGGCCAACCTGCAGGTGCAGAACATCACCGGCACGGTGACTGGCAGCAACGCGACCTATTTCAGTGTCAGCAGAAATAACGTCGACTGGTCGACCCGCAAAGGCTGGTATCTGCCGCTGGCCACGGCTGCCCCCTATCTGGGGGAACGGGTCATCTTTCCTGCGCAGAGCAGCCGCAGCAGGATCATCTTCAGCACGGCAGCCGTGAACTCAACCGATCCTTGTGAAAGTACCGGTACCGGCCGGGTGTTCGTGCTCGATGCCGCCAGCGGCGGCATGTTCAACTATCCGGTGCTCGACACCACAGGTGACGGGATGATTACCAGCGCCGATGCCATGGTGGGTGGTCTGGCGGTCGGCAGCGGGATCCCGATTGTCAATGCGTTGCTATCGAGCACAGCAGGTGGTAACGACGCTATGGTAACCACTGACAGCAGCGGCATGATCCGCAATGACGCGCTTGGCGGTGGCCCGGCCAACGTATTTCAACGCATCATGTGGCGACAGATTCAGTAG
- a CDS encoding type IV pilin protein: MRSRDNGFTLIELMIVVAIVGILAAIAYPSYTEYVKRTQRSAIVTLLSEQAQALERYYSRNGAYTVAGSPPSVSAGNDYYTIAAALNAQDFTLAATGKGMMANDKCGVFTLTNTGARTNPGATGGATPKECWSR; this comes from the coding sequence ATGCGCTCAAGAGATAACGGCTTTACCTTGATTGAACTCATGATTGTCGTGGCGATTGTCGGTATTCTGGCAGCCATCGCTTACCCCAGTTACACCGAGTACGTGAAGCGTACCCAGCGCTCGGCGATTGTCACGCTGTTGTCGGAGCAGGCGCAGGCGCTTGAACGGTATTACTCGAGAAACGGTGCCTACACGGTGGCCGGTTCACCGCCCAGCGTGTCGGCCGGCAATGATTACTACACCATTGCCGCCGCTCTCAACGCTCAGGATTTCACCCTGGCTGCCACTGGCAAAGGCATGATGGCCAACGACAAGTGCGGGGTCTTTACCTTGACCAACACCGGGGCGCGGACCAATCCCGGCGCAACCGGCGGGGCAACACCCAAAGAATGCTGGAGCCGCTGA